One Microplitis demolitor isolate Queensland-Clemson2020A chromosome 2, iyMicDemo2.1a, whole genome shotgun sequence DNA segment encodes these proteins:
- the LOC103578429 gene encoding M-phase inducer phosphatase isoform X2 codes for MSSNRGQSSPSKGPIVRCGHLRKSGSLISGLKPLKKKYFVLRGDAPGHPACLEYYDNKKKFDNKHQPKRTITMKSCYNINRRNDTKHKHVIALYTKDGCFSLILDNDKEVDEWLTSMLLLSGDVPDGEQPRPTFEHVWEVTLQKKGLAERMNIYGSYRLCLTDHSLSLIKAGDKKSDCLEFPLTTVRRCGCMERYFYMEVGRSAVTGEGEYWMKVEDANIALNMHTAILNAMSSNASNRDKDDSGSLSSKTRMRSFSANEASKPITVLGGRRPTPKLHGFSPLVGAGTRSLGTYALGCSSTKRRHSLASQSICSTTSTNKSQSIITDAASPISSPSTTTTTTTTCISTTTTTINTNSSTKSHQRTLSLPLAAVINQSQSSKRPVLRCTGRDRCDSLPSRARTSSEGLPAPLLPHPRTSHLTPHSTRPHSMYTRGLSYSPPVSSMPISPASIACSTDSAGSSLSMDDQTDILDESVTTGRYGHSLTPDEPVILEENMDDYAHWSTSSHLQQKYSPNFKSHSSSQQSSYVEMYSPCGSSPGRGGTIGTGPGLGPLVNNITGNCPNAGTYLPMSPATTVHSHSHSRASSLIEEATLPDGYVPMAPVGDDEYVDMDPATNQNGHSYHDDMMSQHGSSCSVTSGTPSTDLRFSEYPLDKVSSYLTPSEDDPTRPTRAYSVGSRPEPANRHRKNRIDIAVQEASRVRAFSVGSRSKRPELGRLAANIHARLPTTDTTGSHKSNSAPLLSSSWGHASGCSATLDRMEDLMEMDFSRNVPPTTLSSTPSSYSHSHSHSHSYSTATDNSSYMDMSPGQPHPSVNAPYVDMSGINKINRNNNNNNNNNNNNNNNNNNNNNNNNTTANHNHISMHTSTITMMHKPIIKTLKPVVEAEGPFARMENSLDELLPRNASPKQNVEASSPMQEDYMQMNGPPGVMRTAPVDFPQPRKPPEGYVEMNFKARPNLEQNYINMTMGTGLRTRRRSRPNNHRKDKSQRSQPIAIMSNKPVQAPSFLPLNGSSTSESCASTPVSMDDVTPTSSATIFPFSLNSPQSPVKPFLGRSHDNDNNNEEDKTKSMTTSSECSPDGDYALMTPGINSSNSAAGDCDEMERSSPTQFNNKKNEPLSPLSKRLTELTVSKTRSSTINISSTSSSIKDDKTETKSLKRERDEKPPSPINRDKSSELPQSPVAKKLSELTVSKVKLNNSQNSTTGSCNVALKNSMSLGGTSSSSCSSKTTSPKVSDDTTPTLTPTATPTPTPSPLDSEGYEKLQPGASLLHYASLDLPESSSGPPVSPTPVQDGFRYAEIDFAKLKQN; via the exons ATGTCTTCAAATCGGGGCCAGTCATCACCGTCGAAGGGTCCGATAGTAAGATGCGGACATCTCCGTAAAAGTGGGTCCCTTATATCGGGACTTAAGCCTCTGAAGAAAAAGTACTTTGTGCTGCGCGGAGATGCTCCAGGACATCCGGCCTGCCTTGAATACTATGATAACAAGAAAAAGTTTGACAACAAACATCAGCCGAAGCGGACGATAACTATGAAAAGCTGCTACAATATTAATCGACGCAATGACACTAAACATAAGCATGTTATCGCGCTTTACACTAAGGACGGATGTTTTTCACTGATCCTCGACAATGATAAAGAAGTTGATGAGTGGCTTACTTCCATGCTTCTACTCTCTGGTGATGTTCCTGATGGTGAACAACCTCGTCCCACATTtg aacaCGTTTGGGAAGTTACTTTACAGAAAAAAGGTCTTGCTGAacgtatgaatatatatggaTCTTACCGTCTTTGTTTGACTGATCACTCGCTGAGTTTAATAAAAGCTGGGGACAAAAAGTCTGACTGCCTTGAATTTCCA ttaacaaCAGTAAGAAGATGCGGTTGTATGGAGCGTTATTTTTACATGGAAGTCGGGCGATCAGCAGTGACCGGAGAAGGCGAGTACTGGATGAAGGTCGAAGACGCAAATATTGCTCTGAATATGCACACCGCGATACTGAACGCCATGAGCAGCAACGCGAGCAATCGCGACAAAGATGACTCAGGATCTCTGTCATCTAAAACGCGAATGCGGAGTTTTTCCGCTAATGAAGCGAGCAAACCTATCACTGTACTAGGTGGCCGTCGTCCTACTCCGAAGCTTCATGGGTTTTCTCCTCTAG TTGGTGCAGGAACTAGAAGCCTTGGGACGTACGCACTTGGTTGCTCATCTACTAAAAGACGTCATTCATTAGCGAGTCAGTCAATCTGTAGCACAACCAGTACCAATAAATCCCAATCCATAATAACTGATGCTGCATCACCAATTTCATCtccatcaacaacaacaactactACAACTACTTGTatatcaacaacaacaacaacaatcaACACAAACTCTTCGACAAAATCCCATCAGAGAACCCTGTCGCTGCCCTTAGCCGCTGTTATCAATCAATCGCAATCATCCAAAAGACCCGTACTGCGct GTACAGGTCGTGATCGTTGCGACAGTCTTCCGTCACGAGCTCGTACGTCGAGCGAAGGATTACCTGCACCTTTACTACCTCACCCGCGAACGAGTCACTTGACGCCTCACTCGACTCGCCCGCACTCGATGTACACCCGGGGGTTGTCTTACTCGCCTCCAGTCTCGTCGATGCCAATCAGCCCAGCATCGATTGCCTGCTCGACGGATTCTGCCGGTTCCTCATTATCGATGGATGACCAAACAGACATTCTCGACGAGAGTGTGACGACCGGCCGTTACGGGCACTCGCTCACCCCCGACGAGCCAGTGATCCTCGAAGAAAACATGGACGACTACGCCCACTGGTCCACCAGCTCCCACTTGCAGCAAAAATACTCGCCCAACTTCAAGTCTCACTCGTCATCTCAGCAGAGTTCTTACGTCGAAATGTACAGTCCCTGTGGTTCGAGCCCCGGTCGCGGAGGAACCATAGGAACTGGTCCAGGTCTAGGACCTCTGGTAAATAATATCACCGGAAACTGTCCCAATGCTGGGACATATTTACCAATGAGTCCAGCGACGACAGTCCACAGTCATTCTCATTCGCGTGCGTCTTCTCTTATTGAAGAGGCGACGTTGCCTGACGGTTACGTTCCGATGGCTCCAGTTGGTGACGATGAGTACGTCGACATGGATCCTGCGACAAATCAAAACGGTCATTCATATCACGACGACATGATGTCACAACATGGTAGCAGTTGTTCAGTAACATCTGGTACACCCAGCACTGATTTACGTTTTAGCGAGTACCCATTGGATAAAGTTAGCAGCTATTTGACACCGTCTGAGGACGATCCGACGAGACCAACGCGTGCCTATTCTGTTGGATCACGTCCAGAACCAGCGAATCGCCACCGCAAAAATCGTATTGATATTGCGGTACAAGAAGCGAGTCGTGTACGTGCCTTTAGTGTCGGTAGCCGTTCAAAACGCCCGGAATTGGGACGTTTAGCTGCCAATATACACGCACGTTTGCCTACAACCGACACCACCGGTTCCCATAAGTCTAATTCAGCGCCACTGCTGTCGAGCTCCTGGGGACATGCTTCCGGATGCTCAGCTACTCTAGATCGAATGGAGGACTTGATGGAAATGGACTTTTCACGGAATGTGCCGCCTACGACACTCTCATCCACGCCGTCTTCGTACTCACATTCACACTCTCATTCGCATTCTTATTCCACTGCCACTGATAATAGCTCGTACATGGATATGTCTCCTGGGCAACCTCATCCGTCTGTTAATGCTCCTTATGTTGATATGAGTGGCATTAataag ataaatcgtaataataataataacaacaataacaataataataataataataataataataacaacaataacaataacaacacaACTGCCAATCATAATCATATTTCAATGCATACATCGACAATAACAATGATGCATAAGCCAATAATAAAGACTTTGAAGCCAGTTGTCGAAGCCGAAGGACCTTTTGCACGAATGGAAAATTCATTGGACGAGTTGTTGCCGCGTAACGCGAGTCCTAAACAAAATGTCGAGGCTTCTTCCCCCATGCAAGAGGACTACATGCAGATGAACGGTCCACCGG gtGTAATGCGAACTGCACCAGTCGATTTTCCTCAACCGCGCAAGCCACCTGAGGGCTACGTGGAAATGAACTTCAAAGCGCGTCCTAATTTAGAGCAGAATTACATCAACATGACAATGGGAACCGGTCTGCGAACGCGTCGTCGTTCCCGGCCGAACAATCACCGCAAAGATAAGTCCCAAAGATCGCAACCCATCGCTATAATGTCAAATAAACCGGTGCAGGCTCCAAGTTTCCTACCGTTGAACGGTAGCTCGACTTCCGAAAGTTGTGCGAGCACCCCGGTATCGATGGACGACGTAACGCCAACGTCCTCGGCAACAATTTTTCCGTTCTCGCTCAACAGCCCACAGTCGCCTGTGAAACCTTTCCTAGGTCGCTCACACGATAACGATAACAATAATGAAGAGGACAAGACCAAGAGCATGACAACGTCGTCGGAATGTTCACCCGACGGAGACTACGCTCTTATGACACCTGGAATAAATTCCAGTAATTCTGCAGCTGGTGATTGCGACGAAATGGAACGATCGAGTCCAAcccaatttaataataaaaaaaatgaaccgCTGAGTCCGTTGTCTAAGCGGTTAACTGAACTAACTGTAAGTAAAACACGTTCGtctacaataaatatatcgtCAACGTCATCGTCAATAAAAGATGACAAGACAGAAACAAAAAGTCTCAAGCGCGAGCGCGATGAGAAACCACCGAGTCCAATAAATCGTGACAAGTCATCCGAATTACCCCAGAGTCCGGTTGCTAAAAAATTGTCTGAGCTCACGGTAtcgaaagtaaaattaaataattcgcAGAATTCAACCACCGGATCCTGTAATGTCgcgttaaaaaattcaatgtcaCTTGGTGGTACGTCATCGTCATCTTGTTCGTCTAAAACGACGTCGCCTAAAGTGTCTGATGATACGACACCGACATTAACACCAACTGCCACTCCTACACCAACTCCAAGTCCCCTTGACTCTGAGGGATACGAAAAATTACAACCGGGCGCGAGTTTGTTGCATTACGCGAGTCTCGATTTGCCGGAATCATCAAGTGGGCCTCCAGTATCACCTACTCCTGTTCAAGATGGATTCAGGTACGCAGAAATAGATTTTGCTAAGctcaaacaaaattaa
- the LOC103578429 gene encoding insulin receptor substrate 1 isoform X3, with product MSSNRGQSSPSKGPIVRCGHLRKSGSLISGLKPLKKKYFVLRGDAPGHPACLEYYDNKKKFDNKHQPKRTITMKSCYNINRRNDTKHKHVIALYTKDGCFSLILDNDKEVDEWLTSMLLLSGDVPDGEQPRPTFEHVWEVTLQKKGLAERMNIYGSYRLCLTDHSLSLIKAGDKKSDCLEFPLTTVRRCGCMERYFYMEVGRSAVTGEGEYWMKVEDANIALNMHTAILNAMSSNASNRDKDDSGSLSSKTRMRSFSANEASKPITVLGGRRPTPKLHGFSPLEEQTDHEDPSVLNGLVLDNRELNTVSGTSSISRSQSQIQTGNLLTGTGRDRCDSLPSRARTSSEGLPAPLLPHPRTSHLTPHSTRPHSMYTRGLSYSPPVSSMPISPASIACSTDSAGSSLSMDDQTDILDESVTTGRYGHSLTPDEPVILEENMDDYAHWSTSSHLQQKYSPNFKSHSSSQQSSYVEMYSPCGSSPGRGGTIGTGPGLGPLVNNITGNCPNAGTYLPMSPATTVHSHSHSRASSLIEEATLPDGYVPMAPVGDDEYVDMDPATNQNGHSYHDDMMSQHGSSCSVTSGTPSTDLRFSEYPLDKVSSYLTPSEDDPTRPTRAYSVGSRPEPANRHRKNRIDIAVQEASRVRAFSVGSRSKRPELGRLAANIHARLPTTDTTGSHKSNSAPLLSSSWGHASGCSATLDRMEDLMEMDFSRNVPPTTLSSTPSSYSHSHSHSHSYSTATDNSSYMDMSPGQPHPSVNAPYVDMSGINKINRNNNNNNNNNNNNNNNNNNNNNNNNTTANHNHISMHTSTITMMHKPIIKTLKPVVEAEGPFARMENSLDELLPRNASPKQNVEASSPMQEDYMQMNGPPGVMRTAPVDFPQPRKPPEGYVEMNFKARPNLEQNYINMTMGTGLRTRRRSRPNNHRKDKSQRSQPIAIMSNKPVQAPSFLPLNGSSTSESCASTPVSMDDVTPTSSATIFPFSLNSPQSPVKPFLGRSHDNDNNNEEDKTKSMTTSSECSPDGDYALMTPGINSSNSAAGDCDEMERSSPTQFNNKKNEPLSPLSKRLTELTVSKTRSSTINISSTSSSIKDDKTETKSLKRERDEKPPSPINRDKSSELPQSPVAKKLSELTVSKVKLNNSQNSTTGSCNVALKNSMSLGGTSSSSCSSKTTSPKVSDDTTPTLTPTATPTPTPSPLDSEGYEKLQPGASLLHYASLDLPESSSGPPVSPTPVQDGFRYAEIDFAKLKQN from the exons ATGTCTTCAAATCGGGGCCAGTCATCACCGTCGAAGGGTCCGATAGTAAGATGCGGACATCTCCGTAAAAGTGGGTCCCTTATATCGGGACTTAAGCCTCTGAAGAAAAAGTACTTTGTGCTGCGCGGAGATGCTCCAGGACATCCGGCCTGCCTTGAATACTATGATAACAAGAAAAAGTTTGACAACAAACATCAGCCGAAGCGGACGATAACTATGAAAAGCTGCTACAATATTAATCGACGCAATGACACTAAACATAAGCATGTTATCGCGCTTTACACTAAGGACGGATGTTTTTCACTGATCCTCGACAATGATAAAGAAGTTGATGAGTGGCTTACTTCCATGCTTCTACTCTCTGGTGATGTTCCTGATGGTGAACAACCTCGTCCCACATTtg aacaCGTTTGGGAAGTTACTTTACAGAAAAAAGGTCTTGCTGAacgtatgaatatatatggaTCTTACCGTCTTTGTTTGACTGATCACTCGCTGAGTTTAATAAAAGCTGGGGACAAAAAGTCTGACTGCCTTGAATTTCCA ttaacaaCAGTAAGAAGATGCGGTTGTATGGAGCGTTATTTTTACATGGAAGTCGGGCGATCAGCAGTGACCGGAGAAGGCGAGTACTGGATGAAGGTCGAAGACGCAAATATTGCTCTGAATATGCACACCGCGATACTGAACGCCATGAGCAGCAACGCGAGCAATCGCGACAAAGATGACTCAGGATCTCTGTCATCTAAAACGCGAATGCGGAGTTTTTCCGCTAATGAAGCGAGCAAACCTATCACTGTACTAGGTGGCCGTCGTCCTACTCCGAAGCTTCATGGGTTTTCTCCTCTAG AAGAGCAAACAGATCACGAGGATCCATCGGTACTTAATGGACTTGTACTGGATAATAGAGAGCTCAATACTGTATCTGGTACTTCATCAATCAGTCGTAGTCAGTCACAGATTCAAACGGGAAATTTACTTACGG GTACAGGTCGTGATCGTTGCGACAGTCTTCCGTCACGAGCTCGTACGTCGAGCGAAGGATTACCTGCACCTTTACTACCTCACCCGCGAACGAGTCACTTGACGCCTCACTCGACTCGCCCGCACTCGATGTACACCCGGGGGTTGTCTTACTCGCCTCCAGTCTCGTCGATGCCAATCAGCCCAGCATCGATTGCCTGCTCGACGGATTCTGCCGGTTCCTCATTATCGATGGATGACCAAACAGACATTCTCGACGAGAGTGTGACGACCGGCCGTTACGGGCACTCGCTCACCCCCGACGAGCCAGTGATCCTCGAAGAAAACATGGACGACTACGCCCACTGGTCCACCAGCTCCCACTTGCAGCAAAAATACTCGCCCAACTTCAAGTCTCACTCGTCATCTCAGCAGAGTTCTTACGTCGAAATGTACAGTCCCTGTGGTTCGAGCCCCGGTCGCGGAGGAACCATAGGAACTGGTCCAGGTCTAGGACCTCTGGTAAATAATATCACCGGAAACTGTCCCAATGCTGGGACATATTTACCAATGAGTCCAGCGACGACAGTCCACAGTCATTCTCATTCGCGTGCGTCTTCTCTTATTGAAGAGGCGACGTTGCCTGACGGTTACGTTCCGATGGCTCCAGTTGGTGACGATGAGTACGTCGACATGGATCCTGCGACAAATCAAAACGGTCATTCATATCACGACGACATGATGTCACAACATGGTAGCAGTTGTTCAGTAACATCTGGTACACCCAGCACTGATTTACGTTTTAGCGAGTACCCATTGGATAAAGTTAGCAGCTATTTGACACCGTCTGAGGACGATCCGACGAGACCAACGCGTGCCTATTCTGTTGGATCACGTCCAGAACCAGCGAATCGCCACCGCAAAAATCGTATTGATATTGCGGTACAAGAAGCGAGTCGTGTACGTGCCTTTAGTGTCGGTAGCCGTTCAAAACGCCCGGAATTGGGACGTTTAGCTGCCAATATACACGCACGTTTGCCTACAACCGACACCACCGGTTCCCATAAGTCTAATTCAGCGCCACTGCTGTCGAGCTCCTGGGGACATGCTTCCGGATGCTCAGCTACTCTAGATCGAATGGAGGACTTGATGGAAATGGACTTTTCACGGAATGTGCCGCCTACGACACTCTCATCCACGCCGTCTTCGTACTCACATTCACACTCTCATTCGCATTCTTATTCCACTGCCACTGATAATAGCTCGTACATGGATATGTCTCCTGGGCAACCTCATCCGTCTGTTAATGCTCCTTATGTTGATATGAGTGGCATTAataag ataaatcgtaataataataataacaacaataacaataataataataataataataataataacaacaataacaataacaacacaACTGCCAATCATAATCATATTTCAATGCATACATCGACAATAACAATGATGCATAAGCCAATAATAAAGACTTTGAAGCCAGTTGTCGAAGCCGAAGGACCTTTTGCACGAATGGAAAATTCATTGGACGAGTTGTTGCCGCGTAACGCGAGTCCTAAACAAAATGTCGAGGCTTCTTCCCCCATGCAAGAGGACTACATGCAGATGAACGGTCCACCGG gtGTAATGCGAACTGCACCAGTCGATTTTCCTCAACCGCGCAAGCCACCTGAGGGCTACGTGGAAATGAACTTCAAAGCGCGTCCTAATTTAGAGCAGAATTACATCAACATGACAATGGGAACCGGTCTGCGAACGCGTCGTCGTTCCCGGCCGAACAATCACCGCAAAGATAAGTCCCAAAGATCGCAACCCATCGCTATAATGTCAAATAAACCGGTGCAGGCTCCAAGTTTCCTACCGTTGAACGGTAGCTCGACTTCCGAAAGTTGTGCGAGCACCCCGGTATCGATGGACGACGTAACGCCAACGTCCTCGGCAACAATTTTTCCGTTCTCGCTCAACAGCCCACAGTCGCCTGTGAAACCTTTCCTAGGTCGCTCACACGATAACGATAACAATAATGAAGAGGACAAGACCAAGAGCATGACAACGTCGTCGGAATGTTCACCCGACGGAGACTACGCTCTTATGACACCTGGAATAAATTCCAGTAATTCTGCAGCTGGTGATTGCGACGAAATGGAACGATCGAGTCCAAcccaatttaataataaaaaaaatgaaccgCTGAGTCCGTTGTCTAAGCGGTTAACTGAACTAACTGTAAGTAAAACACGTTCGtctacaataaatatatcgtCAACGTCATCGTCAATAAAAGATGACAAGACAGAAACAAAAAGTCTCAAGCGCGAGCGCGATGAGAAACCACCGAGTCCAATAAATCGTGACAAGTCATCCGAATTACCCCAGAGTCCGGTTGCTAAAAAATTGTCTGAGCTCACGGTAtcgaaagtaaaattaaataattcgcAGAATTCAACCACCGGATCCTGTAATGTCgcgttaaaaaattcaatgtcaCTTGGTGGTACGTCATCGTCATCTTGTTCGTCTAAAACGACGTCGCCTAAAGTGTCTGATGATACGACACCGACATTAACACCAACTGCCACTCCTACACCAACTCCAAGTCCCCTTGACTCTGAGGGATACGAAAAATTACAACCGGGCGCGAGTTTGTTGCATTACGCGAGTCTCGATTTGCCGGAATCATCAAGTGGGCCTCCAGTATCACCTACTCCTGTTCAAGATGGATTCAGGTACGCAGAAATAGATTTTGCTAAGctcaaacaaaattaa